A part of Microbacterium terregens genomic DNA contains:
- a CDS encoding TraR/DksA family transcriptional regulator: MRAEFEQLIADRRAELETRLAAVEERLSSIRLARSGATDDDEHDPEGSTLSTEWSRAEGQRTDVGRELADLDAASERVGAGTYGVCAACGNPIPVERLRLLPAARLCVPCASRP; the protein is encoded by the coding sequence GTGAGGGCCGAGTTCGAGCAGCTGATCGCCGATCGACGCGCGGAGCTGGAGACGCGGCTGGCCGCGGTGGAAGAACGGCTTTCGTCCATCCGGCTCGCCCGCAGCGGTGCGACGGACGACGACGAGCATGATCCCGAGGGTTCGACGCTGTCGACCGAGTGGTCTCGTGCCGAGGGTCAGCGGACGGACGTCGGCCGCGAGCTCGCCGACCTGGACGCGGCGTCCGAGCGGGTCGGCGCGGGGACGTACGGCGTGTGCGCGGCCTGCGGCAACCCGATCCCGGTGGAACGCCTGCGCCTGCTGCCCGCCGCCAGGCTGTGCGTGCCCTGCGCGTCC